The genome window ACCTAAAATCAACCCTATTTTTGCATCAATAGAAGCTAAAAGCACCAATGCAACAATCAATAAAACCAATCCTAATTTTATCACCAACACACGCCCTTTTTGGTCAGATATCTTACCTGCAAAGAAACGAACCATCATCGATGATATTGTAAACACGATAAAGAAAACTCCTTTGTTTTGAAAACCTAAATGTTCAGTCCAATCTGGAATTAACGTCAATATAGAACCATAAGCGACATAGGAAAGAAACGTAATCAACGCCGCTGGTAAAGCTTCTTTTGCAAAAACATCTTGTTTCGAAATCTTTAGTAATCCGAACGAAAACTTCTGTTTATTTTGTAAGGTTTCTTTCATATTGAATAAAATCAATATTGACAATAATGCAAAAAACGAAGATGTAAAAAACATCACATTAATCGATGAATATAATGTAATTGTACTTCCCAATGCAGGTCCAATTGCCATTCCGATACTGAAACAAATTCCGTGCAAGCCCAATGCTTCGCCCCAACGTTCGCGCGGAATAATATCCGCAATGTAAGCTGCTGTTGCAGTAGGTTTAAAACCTGTCGAAAAGCCGTGTACTAATCTCAAAAATAAAAAGCCTGAAACGGTTGTTAAAACAGGATACAAAATTCCGCATACAAAACAGACAATAGAACCAACTGCCATGATAGGCACACGTCCCACTTTATCTGTTAATTTCCCACTAAAAGGTCTCGAAATTCCCGCAGTCAGTGTAAATAATGCAATAATAAATCCTTTGTATTCTGCTCCTCCCATACTACTTAAATAAGCTGGTAACTCGGGAATCATCATATTGAAACTCGCTGAAAACAACAACGAACTCAAACACATTAAAATAAAATGGAGATTATAAACGGGATCTGAATTTAATTTTTTCTTGATGGCAGAAAACATAACGGATTTTTTGCAAAGGTAATTTATCTCAACCGAAACAAACTACACAATCCAAAAAGTATTACTTGTTACAAAAAAACGCTTACATCATTCAACATTGTTAGTCGATAGTTCACTGATTATATTAATGAAATTTCCTATTTCTGAACTACTAAGATGATGTGAAAATAACTTCTACATTAGAATACAGTTAAAATACCTTATTGTATTTAATTACTTACTAAACAATTCTTATTTTAGCTTTATCAATTCTACTACCCTAAAAAACGATCTAACCAACTATTATTTTCAAGCATGAAAAACTATGAAAATCTAAAAGAGACCTTGTCTTTTTATGGCGTAAATTGTAATAAACTATATTATATCTCATCAGGAAATCCAATTTTTGCGTTTCCTGAAAGATCATTTCGAATCGACTTTTATGCATTTTGTATTTGTTTATCTGGCTCAATAGAAGTTGAGATAGATTCTCAGAAATATTGTATTACTCAAAATGAATTCTTAATTTCTGCTCCTTCTACTGTTTTGAAAATTCTAGATACTAGCTCTAATTTCAGAATGAAATTGTTATTTTTTGAGAAAAATTTTCTCCTTAAAAACATTTCTAATCCTTTCTTTATTGATAAACTTAATTTGTTTACACATCAAAACTTTACAGTTTGTAAGGCAAATAAAAAAGAAGTGAATCATCTTTTTATGCTAATCAATTATCTTCAAGAGCAACGAGAAAGAAATGTTTTGTTCTTAGAAGATATTATTCGATCTATTATTTTTACTTTACTACTTGAATCTGCCTCTATAATTGCTGAACAATATTCAAAAGAAAATAAAAATCATTCTCGCGAAATCAACACTCTATTTTGTAAGTTTACACAACTTGTACAAGAAAATGTTATCGCTCACAAAGACGTACAGTTTTATGCAGATCAATTATTTATTACAAATAAATATTTGATTCACCTTGTAAAAAAAGCAACTAAGAAAACTCCACATGTTATTATTGACGAATATTTATTAAAAGAAGCGTATGTTTTGCTTGGTTATTCAGAGAAAACAATTGTCCAAATAGCATTAGATCTAGGTTTCAACTCTTCTTCATCTTTTGGTCGGTTTTTTAAAAAATACACTTCTATTTCACCTCAACAATATAGAAAACAACAACATATATAAAAAAAGAAATTTGGGATACAAATGACGAATTTCGGGATACTTTAGAAAAATAATAAAGCGTAATTTTATTCTAGAATCTTAAAATAAATAATTATGAATAAAGTTACTTCAAAATTTGACAACGTTTTAAATCATTCTACTATCTACGGAAATATTGATCATCAACCAGATGCGAGTAAAGAAACGCCAAGAAACACTCCAGAAAAATCTTATCCTTTCTCTGATCAAATAGGAAATTACCAACGCAATAAAGGAATTCCTACAAAATCTTATAAGGACAGTAAGGTATATATTGTAGGAAGTGGTATTGCAGGTTTAGCTACTGCCTATTATTTTATTAGAGACGGACATTTCACTCCAGAGAACATCACATTTATAGAACAACTTCAGGTCGAAGGAGGTTCGTTAGATGGAGCTGGAAATGCAAAAGATGGTTACATAATTCGAGGAGGTCGAGAAATGGATTGTACCTACGAGAATTTATGGGACATCTTCCAAGACATTCCTGCATTAGAGTTACCAGAACCTTATAGTGTTTTAGACGAATATAGATTAGTAAATGATAATGATTCTAATTATTCTATTGCACGTTTAATTCATGAAAAAGGGAAAGTAAAAGACTTTAGTAAATTTGGTTTGAATAAGAAAGATCAATTAGCTATTATCAAACTTTTGTTGAAGAAAAAAGAAGAATTGGACGACATAACGATTGAAGATTATTTTAATCAATCTTTCTTAGAAAGTAATTTCTGGACATTTTGGCGTACAATGTTTGCCTTTGAGAATTGGCATAGTTTACTAGAGTTCAAATTATATATGCATCGCTTTTTACATGCGATTGATGGTTTAAATGATCTTTCTTCATTGGTATTTCCTAAATACAATCAATACGACACTTTTGTTACGCCATTAGGTAAATGGTTAAAAGAAAAAGGAGTAAAAATTCAGTTAAATACACTAGTTAAAGATTTAGATTTATTAATTAATACAGAAGGAAAAGTAGTCAAAGGAATTATAACAGAACAAGATGGACAAGATGTAATTATTCCTGTCACACCAAATGATTATGTTATTGTAACTACTGGTTCCATGACAGAAGATACTGCGTATGGAGATAATACAACAGCTCCAGTCTTAGCGATAGATAATAATACAAGTGGTCAAAGTGCAGGATGGAAACTATGGAAAAACCTTTCTGCCAAATCTCCTATTTTTGGTCGTCCAGAAAAATTTTGCGGGAATATTGAAAAATCTTCATGGGAATCTGTTACTTTAACTTGTAAACCTTCTGCGTTAGTAGAAAAACTAAAAGAATATTCTGTTAATGATCCATATTCAGGTCAAACGGTTACAGGCGGAATTATTACCATTACAGATTCTAATTGGTTAATGAGTTTTACGTGTAATCGTCAACCACATTTTCCTACACAACCAGATGATATTTTAGTTCTTTGGGTTTATGCATTATTTATGGATAAAGAAGGAAACTACATCAAGAAAACAATGCCTACTTGTACAGGAAACGAAATCCTAACAGAATTATGTTATCATTTAGGAATTGAAGACCAAATAGACGACGTTATAGAGAATACAATCACTCGTTCTGCTTATATGCCTTACATCACATCTATGTTTATGCCTAGAGCAAAAGGAGATCGCCCACAAGTAGTTCCAGCTGAGTGTAAGAATCTAGGTTTAGTTGGTC of Empedobacter falsenii contains these proteins:
- a CDS encoding MFS transporter codes for the protein MFSAIKKKLNSDPVYNLHFILMCLSSLLFSASFNMMIPELPAYLSSMGGAEYKGFIIALFTLTAGISRPFSGKLTDKVGRVPIMAVGSIVCFVCGILYPVLTTVSGFLFLRLVHGFSTGFKPTATAAYIADIIPRERWGEALGLHGICFSIGMAIGPALGSTITLYSSINVMFFTSSFFALLSILILFNMKETLQNKQKFSFGLLKISKQDVFAKEALPAALITFLSYVAYGSILTLIPDWTEHLGFQNKGVFFIVFTISSMMVRFFAGKISDQKGRVLVIKLGLVLLIVALVLLASIDAKIGLILGGLMYGISTGILSPALNAWTIDFSKPDERGKAMATMYIAMEAGIGLGALCAGWYFQDYLDRIPMVIYVSAFICLLGTIYMLKFKNKPQTI
- a CDS encoding oleate hydratase, translating into MNKVTSKFDNVLNHSTIYGNIDHQPDASKETPRNTPEKSYPFSDQIGNYQRNKGIPTKSYKDSKVYIVGSGIAGLATAYYFIRDGHFTPENITFIEQLQVEGGSLDGAGNAKDGYIIRGGREMDCTYENLWDIFQDIPALELPEPYSVLDEYRLVNDNDSNYSIARLIHEKGKVKDFSKFGLNKKDQLAIIKLLLKKKEELDDITIEDYFNQSFLESNFWTFWRTMFAFENWHSLLEFKLYMHRFLHAIDGLNDLSSLVFPKYNQYDTFVTPLGKWLKEKGVKIQLNTLVKDLDLLINTEGKVVKGIITEQDGQDVIIPVTPNDYVIVTTGSMTEDTAYGDNTTAPVLAIDNNTSGQSAGWKLWKNLSAKSPIFGRPEKFCGNIEKSSWESVTLTCKPSALVEKLKEYSVNDPYSGQTVTGGIITITDSNWLMSFTCNRQPHFPTQPDDILVLWVYALFMDKEGNYIKKTMPTCTGNEILTELCYHLGIEDQIDDVIENTITRSAYMPYITSMFMPRAKGDRPQVVPAECKNLGLVGQFVETNNDVVFTMESSVRTARIAVYELLNLNKQVPDINPLQYDIRHLLKATKTLNDDKPFMGEGLLNKVLKGTYFEHILPIGSDSSQEEEEKESFLLEQFGKFKEWVGHFRG
- a CDS encoding AraC family transcriptional regulator, with translation MKNYENLKETLSFYGVNCNKLYYISSGNPIFAFPERSFRIDFYAFCICLSGSIEVEIDSQKYCITQNEFLISAPSTVLKILDTSSNFRMKLLFFEKNFLLKNISNPFFIDKLNLFTHQNFTVCKANKKEVNHLFMLINYLQEQRERNVLFLEDIIRSIIFTLLLESASIIAEQYSKENKNHSREINTLFCKFTQLVQENVIAHKDVQFYADQLFITNKYLIHLVKKATKKTPHVIIDEYLLKEAYVLLGYSEKTIVQIALDLGFNSSSSFGRFFKKYTSISPQQYRKQQHI